One Roseofilum capinflatum BLCC-M114 DNA segment encodes these proteins:
- a CDS encoding DUF3465 domain-containing protein, with translation MKKNTTQFLLSLVTVLTFTLALPTQAQAVDCSALGALAEFDSRCAQGSSAATGSTPSTEQGIRLLQQAFQNQQSNVQVRAVGEVIRVLSDDRQGSQHQRSIRRMGLKPRPSRTAFLVL, from the coding sequence ATGAAAAAAAACACAACTCAATTCCTCCTGAGCCTAGTTACTGTATTAACCTTTACCCTTGCATTACCCACCCAGGCACAGGCCGTAGATTGCAGTGCTTTAGGCGCTCTAGCAGAATTTGATTCTCGCTGTGCCCAAGGTTCCAGTGCTGCTACTGGTTCCACTCCCTCCACGGAGCAGGGTATCCGACTTTTGCAACAGGCTTTTCAGAATCAACAAAGTAATGTTCAAGTGAGAGCAGTCGGTGAAGTCATTCGTGTTCTTTCCGACGATCGCCAAGGAAGTCAACATCAACGCTCTATCAGAAGAATGGGTCTAAAACCCCGTCCTTCTAGGACGGCTTTTCTGGTTCTC
- a CDS encoding serine hydrolase, whose amino-acid sequence MAKSGERKGAGRTQRLGSAQGATPLPKRRSSRTQGEMSLSRPEKPRLNRKRRSPLQRAVLSVLDKILPGGKGNLTPPINRGRSHPAPPIPPLKVESNPLRSPVRLGSRKRQRKAIPLRKGDLSSVAIPKTLSRQRPSDRDRQDLSQIKSEQKGQIQKEKARSPRHRQYPLNRSKPTPVSPLMYATRFLILGVGICAIAGTLLSASDPESMTFLGLKLASTDPLSNQVSESPDTETTDALLRERVASQNPWLTAPHSLQLETELQELKNNIQALARQTPRFQPGVFVLDLDTSSYVDLEGTTIFSAASTIKLPILLAFFQAVDAGQIRLDQTLTLTEEHRAGGSGSLQYDPVGSEYTALEVATWMMTISDNTATNMIIELLGGMTQVNQTFRGWGLQHTVLRDWLPDLEGKNTTSPRELAQVMAMIHQGEVVSLKSRDRMIDIMRQTETSVLLEQGLGTGAMIAHKTGDIGKLLGDVGLIDLPSGKRYIAAVLVERPHNDYGAADLIGDISRLTYEQMQAPPVTPSVTPGTFEELPVDFPEATARRYR is encoded by the coding sequence ATGGCGAAATCAGGAGAAAGAAAGGGAGCGGGCCGCACTCAACGTCTTGGATCTGCTCAAGGTGCAACCCCTCTACCGAAACGGAGATCGAGTCGGACTCAAGGGGAAATGTCTTTATCTAGACCAGAGAAACCGAGGTTGAACCGCAAACGGCGATCGCCATTGCAACGGGCGGTTTTATCGGTTTTGGATAAAATTCTACCAGGGGGTAAAGGAAATTTGACTCCCCCAATCAATAGGGGGCGATCTCACCCTGCACCACCGATCCCACCCTTGAAAGTCGAAAGCAATCCCTTAAGATCGCCGGTGCGTTTGGGTTCTCGGAAACGGCAACGGAAAGCCATCCCCCTGAGAAAGGGAGATTTATCTTCAGTTGCGATCCCCAAGACTCTTTCTCGTCAGCGTCCATCCGATCGCGATCGTCAGGATTTGAGTCAGATCAAAAGTGAGCAGAAAGGACAGATTCAGAAGGAGAAAGCGCGATCGCCACGCCATCGTCAATATCCCTTAAACCGCTCGAAACCCACGCCAGTATCGCCTTTGATGTATGCAACGCGGTTTTTAATTCTGGGGGTAGGCATCTGCGCGATCGCTGGAACTCTGCTCTCAGCCTCCGATCCCGAAAGCATGACCTTTTTGGGCCTTAAGTTAGCCTCCACCGACCCCCTCTCAAATCAGGTGAGTGAATCCCCCGATACGGAAACCACAGATGCCCTGCTACGAGAAAGGGTAGCCAGCCAAAATCCCTGGTTAACAGCTCCCCACTCCCTCCAGCTAGAAACGGAGTTGCAAGAGCTGAAAAACAATATCCAAGCCTTAGCCCGTCAAACCCCTAGGTTTCAACCCGGCGTTTTTGTTTTAGATTTAGATACCTCCAGTTATGTCGATCTCGAAGGCACAACGATTTTTTCGGCTGCCAGCACGATTAAATTACCCATCCTATTAGCCTTTTTTCAAGCCGTGGATGCCGGTCAAATTCGGCTCGATCAAACCTTAACCCTCACAGAAGAACATCGAGCCGGAGGATCGGGGAGTCTGCAATACGATCCTGTTGGCAGTGAATATACGGCCCTAGAAGTCGCTACTTGGATGATGACCATTAGCGATAATACGGCCACTAACATGATTATCGAGCTATTAGGTGGGATGACTCAGGTGAATCAGACCTTCAGGGGTTGGGGACTTCAGCATACCGTGCTGCGGGATTGGTTGCCGGATTTAGAGGGCAAAAATACTACATCACCTCGTGAGCTGGCCCAGGTAATGGCCATGATTCATCAGGGAGAAGTCGTTTCTCTGAAATCCCGCGATCGCATGATTGATATTATGCGCCAAACCGAAACCAGCGTTCTCCTCGAACAAGGCTTAGGAACAGGAGCCATGATTGCCCATAAAACCGGCGATATTGGTAAACTCTTAGGCGATGTCGGTCTCATCGATCTGCCCAGTGGCAAGCGTTACATTGCCGCCGTCTTAGTCGAACGCCCCCATAATGATTATGGAGCAGCCGATCTCATTGGCGACATTTCCCGCCTCACCTACGAACAAATGCAAGCGCCCCCCGTAACCCCCAGTGTTACCCCTGGCACATTCGAGGAACTTCCCGTGGACTTTCCCGAAGCCACTGCTCGGCGCTATCGATGA